GGCAGCCGGGAAGAAGCCGAGAAGGCCAAGGCGCGGTTGCAGAAGATCGGCCTGTCCGGCAGCCTGGTGCCCGTCTGAACCCTGCCCAGCCTGACGCGGTAACGTGACGATTTTCGACTACCTCGTGCTGTTCGTGCTGGTCGCTTCCATCATCGTCAGCATGATGCGGGGGCTGGTCAAGGAAATGCTTTCGCTGCTGGGCTGGATCGTCGCCTTTGTTGTCGCGAATACCTACAGCGCGGCGCTGGCCGCGTTGCTGCCGGAAGCGATTCCCGGCGAGGTGGTGCGGCTGATCGTCGCCTTCATCGTCCTGTTCATCGGTGCGCGTATCCTGATGGGCTTGCTGTCGATGGCGATCGGCGCCCTGGTCGAGGCCAGCGGCCTGACGCTGGCGGACCGGGGCCTGGGCGGACTGTTCGGCCTGGGCCGGGGGCTTGTGATCGTGCTGGCCGCCGTCATATTGTGTGGCATGACGTCGATTCCCCAGCAGGACTTCTGGCGGCAGGCGTTGCTCAGCCCGTTGGCCGAGAGCGGCGCCCGCACCGTGAAACCCTTTCTGCCCGCTGCCGTCGCGCAGCACGTGCAATTTTAGATTTCTTAAATCCGTAGCACCCAATCCAGGAGCACAGTATGTGTGGCATCGTCGGCGTCGTCTCCCATCAACCCGTCAATCAGCTGCTGTATGACGCGCTGCTGCTGTTGCAGCATCGCGGCCAGGACGCGGCCGGTATCGCGACCAATCACAGCAGCATGTTCTCGATGCACAAGGCCAACGGCCTGGTGCGCGACGTCTTCCGTACCCGTAATATGCGCTCGCTGATGGGCAACACGGGCATTGGCC
This is a stretch of genomic DNA from Pseudoduganella chitinolytica. It encodes these proteins:
- a CDS encoding CvpA family protein produces the protein MTIFDYLVLFVLVASIIVSMMRGLVKEMLSLLGWIVAFVVANTYSAALAALLPEAIPGEVVRLIVAFIVLFIGARILMGLLSMAIGALVEASGLTLADRGLGGLFGLGRGLVIVLAAVILCGMTSIPQQDFWRQALLSPLAESGARTVKPFLPAAVAQHVQF